One Limnothrix sp. FACHB-406 genomic window, TGAACCGCTGGGTGAAGCAATTTGGCACGGCGGATCTCGATCGATTTGTGGAGCAAATTCCCTTTTCGGAAACGCGCGGCTATGTAGAAAATGTGTTGGGCAATTATTGGAATTATCTCCGGCTCTACAACCCGGAAACCCAAGCGATTTTGCAACCGTTTCAAGCTGATTCCAAACCCAAAAACAGCCCCTAGAGGATGCTTAAAAAGTCAAATCAAGCCAAATGTCGATCTAATGCTCACTCTATTAATCAAAAAAAAGGCTTCAGGCTATTAATCAAATCACCCAAAACCTTGACATTGCCGCCATGAAATCACGTGGAGCAAGGGGCTTAAGCCCCTTGTTGACAAGGTAAACGATGTAAATAATGGATAATTTCCAGAAAGATATTGCAATCCTTGGCTGATTTTCAGATAGATGTTGCCGCCATGAAATCACGTGGGACAAGGGGCTTGAGTCTCTTATTGACAAGGTAAATGATGTAAATAATGGATAATTTCCAGAAAGATATTGCAATCCTCAGCTAATTTTCAGACAGATATTGAAAACATAAATGTAAATTTATTTAGAATTTGAATATGGTTGAATGATTGAGCAAAAATTGGCGGTACAGTTCACCAAAATTCTCTCGCCGCCCCCCGGTTTTCCATGCCCAAACTTTCCTCCTTCGCTGTTTTATGGGGACTGTTGCTTGGTTCTGGCCTGGTTGTTTCCAGCGTTGCCGCCCAAGAAGCTCCCGTAAACCCGCGATCGCGCCGTGATGCCGAAGCCCAAGTGAGCCAATGGCTGGAGCAACACCGCGCCAGTCCCCCTGCGATTCGGGCCTTTGTGCAGCGAATGCCGAAAGGGGGCGACATTCATACACACCTGAGCGGGGCCGTTTATGCGGAGCGTTATTTGGAGTGGGCCGCCGCCGATGGCTACTGCATTGATCCCCAGGCCCTGACCCTGATTCCACCGAGTGCCTGTGGTCAAAACAGCCGCTATTTTCCCGCCTCGCAGTTGCCCAATCGTCCTGACACCTACGATGCCCTGATTAATCTGTGGTCAACGCGCAATCTGCCTTTTGCCAATCGATCGGGACATGATCAATTTTTCCAGGCGTTTGGCGGCTTTTCGGAAATTTCTTCTGCTCCGTCGCGCCAGGATGACATGGTGGCGGAGGTGGCCAATCGCGCCGCTGATCAGCATATTTTCTATTTAGAGCTGTTGATGACCGTTCAAGGCGCTGAAGTGCGTCAACTGGGGCGGGCGGTGGGCTGGAGTGGCGACTTTGCCCAAATGCGGCGCGCGCTGCTTGATCGCGGCTTAATGGATCTGGTGGCCCGAGGGAGCCAGGAGGTGGCGAATCTTGAACGCCAGGTCGCCAGCACTTTACGCTGCGATACGCCCATGGCTCAACCGGGCTGTGAAGTGACGGTGCGCTATTTGCAACAAACCACACGCACCAAAGCGCCCGAAGAAGTTTTTGCCCAATTTGTTTATGCCTTTGAGTTGGCTAAAGCAAACTCTCGCGTTGTGGGGATCAACTTAGTTGCGCCCGAAGATAATCCGGTGGCCCTGCGCGACTACCAGCAACAAATGCAGATGTTGCAATTTCTAAAAACGCAGTTTCCGGAAGTCAAAATTTCTCTTCACGCAGGGGAATTAACCCTGGGCTTAGTGCCACCGAATGATCTGCGTTTTCATATTCGTCAAGCGGTGGAAGTGGCTCAGGCCAGTCGCATTGGCCATGGGGTGAGCATTCTCTATGAAAACAACCCCTTTCAACTGATGGCAGAAATGCGCAAACGGGGGGTGTTAGTCGAAATTTGCCTCACCAGCAATGAGGTGATTTTGAATGTGGCTGGCAACCAACATCCCTTCCGCGAATATCTGGCGGCCGGTGTGCCGATGACGTTGGCTTCCGATGATGAGGGCATTGCTCGCATTGATTTGAGCAACGAGTATGGATTGGCAATCTTGCGCTATCAGTTGAGCTATGCCGATCTCAAACGGTTGGCGCGCAATAGTTTGGAATATAGTTTCCTCTCGGGAGTCAGTCTTTGGAATTCGTCAAATTTTGACGCAGTGACTGCCGCCTGTGCCCAAGATTCGCCCAACGCTGCTTCCATTTCGGCGGGTTGTCGGGGCTTTTTGGCCCAGAGCGATCGCGCCCGGGTGCAGTGGAAACTTGAATCGGAGTTTGCCCAATTTGAAGCCTTGCCCTCGTTCCGTACGGGCCCCTAGTGCAGGAAATTCACGATTTGCCTACGCCCGATTTGCTTACGGTTGAAAGAGCTGGACTAGATCGATCGCGCAGTCCGGGAAAGCCAGCGGGGCGATCGGGCGATCGCTCACCGTTTCCTCTTGGCTGTAGCGGCCCGCTTCCGGTTGCCGGAACACCACCACCCGCCGATTCACCAAATCCACCACCCAATATTCCGGAATTCCCACCCGCGCGTAGAGATCTCGCTTATGGGTTAGGTCGGTTTTCAGGGTCGATCGGGCAATTTCAATCACCCAAAACAAATCCGCCGCGCCGGGATGTCGTTGGACAAATTGGGATCGATCGCCCCGCACCACTGCAATATCCGGCTCCGGTTCCGAATGGTCTAGGGTAATCGGTCGCGCTTCCCGCACATAGGCTCGCCCCCGCAGGCGATCGCGCAGCCACTCCGCCAGGGTTTCGCCGCGATAGGTATGCTCCGGCCCTTCCGGTGACATTTCAATAATTTGCCCGTTCAACAGTTCCACACGGCGATCGACCAGCAGGCCCGCCGCGATCATTTGGTGATATTCCGCCACAGTCCATTGCGCCAGGGTCAACATAGGCGACCAGTTTCGATCGGGGAATTTCCCCCAGTCTATCAACAGGTTTGATGGCCTAGGGCGCGGCGTTTTGGGTCTCGACTAGGGCGGCAAATTCCGCGAGAGACTGCCGCAATCGATCGCCCGCCACTTCACTCAAATCATTGTGGCCGGCACCAGCGATCCAGAGCGATCGCTTCATTCCGGGAGCAGCGGCGTAGAGTTGCTGCCCGTGGGACCAATTAATCGTTTGATCCTGTTGACCATGAATGACTAAAACGGGCGATCGCACCTGGGCCAACTTACTGTGATTGGTGAACTTATCAAAGGGGAAAATCGCAATCGGCAACACCACCCGAAAAGCAGAGGTGAAAGTGCTTTCCAAAATTAAGCCTCCCACCGGATGCCGTCGCGCCAACTCCGTGGCCGATCCGCCCCCGAGCGATTGCCCATAAACCAGAAGATTGCGCGGCGCAATTTTCAAAGTTTGGGTGAGATATTGATATGCCGCTTCCGCATCTTCATAGGCATTGGCCTCGCTGGGGCTGCCGTCACTGGTTCCATAGCCACGATAATCGTAGGCAAACACCGGATAGCCCCAGTTATGTAACTGAAACAGCCAGGACCGAATTTGCCCCAAGTCACTGGCATTACCGTGAATATAAAGAATGGTCGATCGGGCGTTTTTCTGTGGCAAATAAAGGGCTGAAATTTTTTCCCGAGGATTGACCGGAATTTTCAAAATTTCAGGACTGTCAACATAGCTCGGCGGCGGTGGCAAGAAGATCATGCTATCCGCCCGAAAGAAGACATACAGCGTAATTGCCACATAGACAAAAACAATCGATCGAATCAATCGCTGCCAACTCAGTTCACCAATTAACAGCGATCGCAACTGGGAAGACCACATTACCAGTGACCCATTTTGATTTTTACAAGCTAGTTTGACCGATGGTCGCCGCCCGCGGCCCGCCAACCGGCCACCCGCACCACAGGCAGCCAAGAGGCCGGTTTCGATCGGCTTGCGACTTTAGCAACATCAAGGTTGTAAAATATCGCCTCAAGACTGGCCTTACAGTCGAGAGAGTCGAACCACTAGGTGAATTGCCCATGACCGCCACAACCCCCGCACCCACGACCACGCCTGCGTTTTGCGACGGCATTCAATACTTCGGTGCGCCTTGGCCCGAATTTGACACCCTGGGTGCTGCGCCAGCCGTGGATGCGACCACAGGGGCGATCGCCAGTCCGAGCGATCGAGCGGCGGCCTTCCAAACTCTTCTGGCGGCCGATGCCCTGCGCTACCTGACCGTGCAAATGACCGCCAGCAAGGAATCGGGCCACCCCGGCGGCTATGCCAGTTCCGCCGATGTGATGGCGGCGCTGATCATGCTGGGCTACAAGAACTTCACCACGGAAGTGGGCCACCATGCCCCCGGTTTCTATTCTCAGGTGTTCTTGGATCGATCGCTCGAAGCCATGGGCATCACGACGGTACAGCAACTGCGCGATCGGTTCCGGGAAACCCACGGTCTGCTGGGTCACCTGTCCGGTCAAATCCCCGGCTTGCTCGCCCCCGCCGGCCCCCTCGGCCAGGGTCAGCACTTCGCCATGGCCGGCGCAAAGCTGTTTCCCGGAACCCTCTTCCCCGTGACGATCGGGGATGGCGGCCTGGGCGAACCCTACATCATGAGCAGCTTTGGTCACTTCAACACCGCCTATCCGCAGGCCACCAACTTCCTGCCGATCTTGGTTTGGAACGGCTACAGCCAAGAGCACCACAGCATGGTCTCCACCAAATCCAACGCCGCCATGGAAGCCTACTGGCGCGGCAATGGCTTTGAAGAAGTGGTGCTGCTGGATGCCAAGGCTTTCGACGATGCCGACCAACCGGGCGATTACGTCGATAGCACCCAGTTCTCCTTTGCCCAGCGGTTGGTGTTTGCCCAGGCGGTGCTGGAAGCCACTGACAAGGCGGCGAAACTGGCCTTGGGTGGCAAGCTGACGGTGCTGATCATCAAGCAACTGAAGGGGGCGGGTGTCCACAAGCGCGGGGCCCAATCTCACAACCTCTATCCCGGCGACAACCTGGAGCGGGACTACATTGTGGCGGCCCTGAAGGAGCGGGCCCTGTCGCCGGAGGCTTGGCAACTGGTGCGGACGAATTTTGAGCGATCGGGCGGTGGCCCCGGCTCCCAAGTGGCCGTGACCGAAAGCGTCCGCCCCTTGGCAGATTTGGGCAAGCTGAACCTGGTGGAATTCCCCGCTGGCGAAAAGAAAGTTTCGACCACGGCCATGGGTGATCTGGTGGTGCAAGTGGGCAAGGCCGACCCGGACTTCATCGTCACCAACGCCGACGGTAACGCCGCTTCGGGGATCAACAACATCAACGTGGGCCTGAAGATCGTTCACCCCACCACCGACCCCATCTATTTCCAACAGCCCGATGGTCAGGTCTATGAACCCCTGAACGAAGATGCCTGCGCCGGGTTGGCCGTGGGTCAAGCGCTGTTTGGGGCGCGATCGCTCTGGTGTTCCTACGAATCCTTCGCGATCAACGGGCTGCCGATTTGGCAAACCGTCACCCAAGCCATGGCCGAACTGCGCCGCCCCACGCCCGCCACGGTCTGCCTGTTCACGGCGGGCGCGTTGGAGCAGGGCCGTAACGGCTGGACACACCAACGCCCGGAAATCGAAAACTACTTCGCGGCGATGATGCGCAACGGCAACATCTTCCCGCTGTTCCCCTGCGATGCCAACAGCACCCAAGCTTGTTATGAGTGGGCGCTGGCTCAGGTGAATAAGGGGATCACAATTACGGTCAGTAAGTCGCCGTTGCCGATCGTCTCGACCTTTGAGCAAACGCGCCAAGCCTTGCAGGATGGCGGTTTTGTGTTGCAAGAAACGCCCGGTGAGAAAACCGTGGTCTTGGCGGTGATTGGTGACATGACGCTGACTCCGGCGATCGCGGCGGCGGAACAGTTGGCGGCCCAGGGCATTGGTTCGCGGATTGTGGCGGTGATTAGCCCCCGTCGCCTCTACCGATCGACTGATGTGGCGGTGGAGATGTGCTCGGAGCCGGATGCGCATTTTGTGGATGATGCGACGTTCGATCGGCTCTTTGGCGGTGATGCGTTGTTGGGCGTGACTGGCGGTACGAGTGCGATGCTGGAGCCGATCGTCCTGCGTAGCACGGCCCCGCGCGATGTGTTCGCCTGGAAGCGCGGCGAAACGACGGCGACCGCTGGCCAACTGATGGGCCTCAACGGTCTGACGGCGGAGAACCTGGTAAAACGGGCGATCGCGCTGTTGGGCTAGGGCTGTAACGATCCCAGGGCGATCGTTGCGGTAACAGTCCTATAAGTGGGGGTATTATCCTGCAACTGCGGGATAATACCTTTTTCACCAAAGACAGTCTAAGGAATGGTTAGGTTGCAGAGTTACTGGTTGAGGCTGTACTTCGAGCTTATCTGTAAGCCTTTTAACGCTAATTTGAAACTTGAGTTAGTACAGGTTGGAATCCAGGTTTTAGAAACTATGCTGACACGCTTAGACAAAGTACGGCAACTACAAAACATACTTATTAATCGTGCAACAGGTTGTGATGCCTGTGACGAAGAGTACAGTAAACTTCGCTTAGAGTTATTAAGGGATAGTTCAGTCAGAGATATTCTTCCTCAGTTTGTTAAGACTTGCGATGAACTTTCAAAGTTCTGGGGTTTCATTAAATCAAGGTTCAGTACTTACCAGGAACGGCGAATGTTTATATGGGAAGAATTTAGTTTATTAATTGCTTCTTTAGAACAAAATATTGGTACGGCTCATCCAGCAGATGATGATATCTCCGCTATTCTTATCAATTTCGATATTGAAAATGTTCACATTGCTTGGCAAAAAGCGCTTGAACGTCGCAATGAAGATCCAGAAGCAGCAATTACTATGGCACGTACATTAATCGAATCAGTTTGTAAACATATTTTGGATGAAGCAGGTATTGCTCATAGTGATAAAGATGACTTACCCAAACTCTATAAAGAAACTGCCAAACAACTTAATATGGCTCCTGAACAACATCAAGAAGAAATCTTTAAGCAAATTCTTGGTGGTTGTCAAACAGTAATTCAAGGGCTTGGTACTTTACGCAACAAGCTGAGTGATGCTCATGGCAAAGGTAAAAAAGCTGTTAAACCTTCTCCTCGACATGCTACCCTTGCCGTCAATTTGGCAGGTTCAATGGCAGCATTTTTGGTTGCAGCTTGGGAAGAGCGATCGTTGAAAGCGACCTAACAACCTGGACTGATGAGCCTCAACGGTCTGACGGCGGAGAACCTGGTGAAACGGGCGATCGCACTGCTGGGCTAGGGCTGTGACGATCCCAGGGCGATCGTTGCAATAACAATTCTATAGGTGGGAGTATTATCTTGCAGTTGCGGGGTCGTACCTCTTCCATATAAGTTAGACTATAACTGCTTGATACAAATCTAAGGAAATCCGGATAAAGTAGCCGTATGCTACCTTGATTAGCAAATCCATTATGGGGGCTGAAGCCTAATTATTCTCGTGGGCAGTGCCGTAATTCAGTAATGATGAGCTAGTGAAAGTTCTACGGTATAAGCAATCATTTACCGAAACTTCACAAGCACTGCCGGATTTCACAAGGCAGATGCGCTGTTTTGGCAGGTTTCGATAGTTCTTAAACTGATCTAACATTCTAGGATTACGAGGTTGGGAGTTCATGAATCTTAGAAAATCCTGGACACGAGATGAACTTATTATCGCAATGAATTTGTATTGCAAGTTATCATTTGGCCAGTTTCATCACAAAACACCGATCATCATAGAGGTTGCTGCAAAGCTCGGTAGAACGCCTAGTAGTCTAGCAATGAAACTCAGCAATTTTGCCTCTCTTGATCCAGTACATCAAGCACGTGGTATTCGAGGGTTGAGTGGAGCAAGTAAGGCTGACCAAGAAATTTGGGAAGAATTTGCAGCAAACTGGGAACAGTTGGGAACGGAAAGTGAGGAGCGTTTTCAAGAGTTAGTTGGGTTTGAACCTTCTATTCTTAATCAAGCGCTTATCAAGCAAAAGTCTAAAACATCTAAGCCACCTTCAACCAAATATCCTCCAGATCGAGGCATAGAGGCAACGGAAGCCCAAGTTATAACCAAAATTAGGATTGGGCAAAACTTTTTTCGACAGATGGTTTTGTCATCATATAGCAACCGTTGTTGTATCACCGGAAATCCTATTTCAGAACTGCTAATTGCAAGCCATATTATTCCTTGGCGTGAACAATCAGAGCATCGTCTTAATCCTCATAATGGATTGTGTCTTGCACGCACTCATGATGCTGCCTTTGATCAGG contains:
- a CDS encoding Uma2 family endonuclease translates to MLTLAQWTVAEYHQMIAAGLLVDRRVELLNGQIIEMSPEGPEHTYRGETLAEWLRDRLRGRAYVREARPITLDHSEPEPDIAVVRGDRSQFVQRHPGAADLFWVIEIARSTLKTDLTHKRDLYARVGIPEYWVVDLVNRRVVVFRQPEAGRYSQEETVSDRPIAPLAFPDCAIDLVQLFQP
- a CDS encoding adenosine deaminase — translated: MPKLSSFAVLWGLLLGSGLVVSSVAAQEAPVNPRSRRDAEAQVSQWLEQHRASPPAIRAFVQRMPKGGDIHTHLSGAVYAERYLEWAAADGYCIDPQALTLIPPSACGQNSRYFPASQLPNRPDTYDALINLWSTRNLPFANRSGHDQFFQAFGGFSEISSAPSRQDDMVAEVANRAADQHIFYLELLMTVQGAEVRQLGRAVGWSGDFAQMRRALLDRGLMDLVARGSQEVANLERQVASTLRCDTPMAQPGCEVTVRYLQQTTRTKAPEEVFAQFVYAFELAKANSRVVGINLVAPEDNPVALRDYQQQMQMLQFLKTQFPEVKISLHAGELTLGLVPPNDLRFHIRQAVEVAQASRIGHGVSILYENNPFQLMAEMRKRGVLVEICLTSNEVILNVAGNQHPFREYLAAGVPMTLASDDEGIARIDLSNEYGLAILRYQLSYADLKRLARNSLEYSFLSGVSLWNSSNFDAVTAACAQDSPNAASISAGCRGFLAQSDRARVQWKLESEFAQFEALPSFRTGP
- a CDS encoding HNH endonuclease, which gives rise to MNLRKSWTRDELIIAMNLYCKLSFGQFHHKTPIIIEVAAKLGRTPSSLAMKLSNFASLDPVHQARGIRGLSGASKADQEIWEEFAANWEQLGTESEERFQELVGFEPSILNQALIKQKSKTSKPPSTKYPPDRGIEATEAQVITKIRIGQNFFRQMVLSSYSNRCCITGNPISELLIASHIIPWREQSEHRLNPHNGLCLARTHDAAFDQGLITFDENYNLVLSRCLQEFLPEETLEINFVSYAGSQLRLPEKFHPEPDFLRFHREEVFLGA
- a CDS encoding abortive infection family protein, yielding MLTRLDKVRQLQNILINRATGCDACDEEYSKLRLELLRDSSVRDILPQFVKTCDELSKFWGFIKSRFSTYQERRMFIWEEFSLLIASLEQNIGTAHPADDDISAILINFDIENVHIAWQKALERRNEDPEAAITMARTLIESVCKHILDEAGIAHSDKDDLPKLYKETAKQLNMAPEQHQEEIFKQILGGCQTVIQGLGTLRNKLSDAHGKGKKAVKPSPRHATLAVNLAGSMAAFLVAAWEERSLKAT
- a CDS encoding alpha/beta hydrolase; this encodes MWSSQLRSLLIGELSWQRLIRSIVFVYVAITLYVFFRADSMIFLPPPPSYVDSPEILKIPVNPREKISALYLPQKNARSTILYIHGNASDLGQIRSWLFQLHNWGYPVFAYDYRGYGTSDGSPSEANAYEDAEAAYQYLTQTLKIAPRNLLVYGQSLGGGSATELARRHPVGGLILESTFTSAFRVVLPIAIFPFDKFTNHSKLAQVRSPVLVIHGQQDQTINWSHGQQLYAAAPGMKRSLWIAGAGHNDLSEVAGDRLRQSLAEFAALVETQNAAP
- a CDS encoding phosphoketolase encodes the protein MTATTPAPTTTPAFCDGIQYFGAPWPEFDTLGAAPAVDATTGAIASPSDRAAAFQTLLAADALRYLTVQMTASKESGHPGGYASSADVMAALIMLGYKNFTTEVGHHAPGFYSQVFLDRSLEAMGITTVQQLRDRFRETHGLLGHLSGQIPGLLAPAGPLGQGQHFAMAGAKLFPGTLFPVTIGDGGLGEPYIMSSFGHFNTAYPQATNFLPILVWNGYSQEHHSMVSTKSNAAMEAYWRGNGFEEVVLLDAKAFDDADQPGDYVDSTQFSFAQRLVFAQAVLEATDKAAKLALGGKLTVLIIKQLKGAGVHKRGAQSHNLYPGDNLERDYIVAALKERALSPEAWQLVRTNFERSGGGPGSQVAVTESVRPLADLGKLNLVEFPAGEKKVSTTAMGDLVVQVGKADPDFIVTNADGNAASGINNINVGLKIVHPTTDPIYFQQPDGQVYEPLNEDACAGLAVGQALFGARSLWCSYESFAINGLPIWQTVTQAMAELRRPTPATVCLFTAGALEQGRNGWTHQRPEIENYFAAMMRNGNIFPLFPCDANSTQACYEWALAQVNKGITITVSKSPLPIVSTFEQTRQALQDGGFVLQETPGEKTVVLAVIGDMTLTPAIAAAEQLAAQGIGSRIVAVISPRRLYRSTDVAVEMCSEPDAHFVDDATFDRLFGGDALLGVTGGTSAMLEPIVLRSTAPRDVFAWKRGETTATAGQLMGLNGLTAENLVKRAIALLG